A stretch of Chitinophaga caeni DNA encodes these proteins:
- a CDS encoding LytR/AlgR family response regulator transcription factor — MKMIHCIIVDDEPIARDLLTSYLSRIPDFELVKSCRNADEAYEALQFHTIDIAFLDIQMPVVSGIEFLRSLRHPPEVIFTTAHPQFAVEGFDLNSVDYLLKPITFERFHQAVEKARERFLHAAPGQQSNKKPNYIFIKQDYKFVKLPFAEICYIQAERDYCKAFLNDGRSILISMHLKALEELLPEDEFFRIHRSYVIHMDKVLSIQGNTITLGDIEIPIGANYKENFLKKMHL; from the coding sequence ATGAAAATGATTCATTGCATTATTGTAGACGACGAACCCATTGCCCGGGATCTGTTGACAAGCTATCTTTCAAGGATCCCGGACTTTGAACTGGTAAAAAGCTGCCGCAATGCCGATGAAGCTTATGAGGCACTACAATTTCATACCATCGATATTGCTTTTCTTGATATACAGATGCCCGTAGTATCAGGTATCGAATTCCTGCGATCTTTGCGGCATCCCCCGGAAGTGATTTTCACCACGGCACATCCACAATTTGCAGTGGAAGGATTTGATTTAAACTCGGTCGATTACTTGCTAAAACCTATTACATTCGAGCGCTTTCACCAAGCGGTTGAAAAAGCAAGGGAGCGTTTCCTTCACGCTGCACCGGGCCAACAGTCAAACAAAAAACCCAATTACATCTTTATAAAACAGGATTACAAATTTGTAAAGTTGCCATTTGCGGAAATCTGTTACATACAAGCAGAAAGAGATTATTGCAAAGCATTCCTAAATGATGGTAGATCGATCCTGATCAGTATGCATTTGAAAGCCCTGGAAGAGCTACTGCCGGAAGATGAGTTTTTCCGCATCCACCGATCCTATGTCATCCATATGGATAAAGTTCTAAGCATACAGGGAAACACGATCACCCTCGGAGACATTGAAATCCCGATCGGGGCCAATTACAAGGAAAATTTCTTAAAGAAAATGCACCTGTAA
- a CDS encoding sensor histidine kinase, whose amino-acid sequence MIRFYLSHITFNVYSGFPVESLLVINFLSTGIIAGCYYMVVGPAWKILRQQKYFSFIMFLIGIFVLYTLFDAIAEQIVLHQCKPCLAILAEDQPAYYSLLQSGLVNIVLKRLLSLGTPLGLMLFLAFPLCIKISLQGAREHIKALELQKENVELEFNFLKAQLNPHFLFNTMNNIYGLIMQGGKEKPAGLVARLSELLRYILYESNETYMPIDKEIKLLQDYVELEKVRLNQTEVQFDARYDASANKIAPLLLIPIIENAFKYCSDEAGAFIYISIDVKEATLQFKIDNSIDPKRQQGNKGGIGLTNFHKRLELYYPDQYHYEIMNVNGVYTVNLSLSLI is encoded by the coding sequence TTGATTAGATTTTACCTTTCGCATATAACATTTAATGTGTATAGCGGCTTCCCGGTTGAAAGTTTACTGGTGATAAATTTCTTAAGTACCGGCATTATAGCAGGATGTTATTATATGGTGGTGGGTCCTGCATGGAAAATATTACGACAACAGAAATACTTTTCCTTTATAATGTTCCTGATTGGAATATTTGTCCTGTATACCCTCTTTGACGCCATCGCGGAACAAATAGTATTACATCAATGTAAGCCTTGTTTAGCGATACTAGCCGAAGATCAGCCGGCATATTATTCCTTGTTACAATCAGGCTTGGTAAATATCGTGTTGAAACGTTTACTTAGTTTGGGTACTCCCCTGGGTTTAATGCTGTTTTTAGCATTCCCCTTGTGTATAAAAATATCATTACAAGGCGCCAGGGAACATATCAAGGCTTTAGAACTACAGAAAGAAAATGTTGAATTAGAATTCAATTTCTTAAAAGCACAACTGAACCCCCACTTCCTGTTCAACACGATGAATAATATTTACGGCCTGATCATGCAAGGCGGTAAAGAAAAACCGGCGGGATTAGTAGCTAGGCTATCCGAGTTATTAAGATATATTCTCTACGAATCTAATGAAACTTATATGCCCATTGATAAAGAAATCAAGTTATTACAGGATTATGTTGAGCTTGAAAAAGTACGGCTAAATCAAACCGAAGTGCAATTTGACGCGCGGTATGATGCATCTGCCAATAAAATAGCACCGTTGTTATTGATCCCGATCATTGAAAACGCCTTCAAATATTGCTCGGATGAAGCCGGTGCATTTATCTATATTTCAATTGATGTAAAAGAAGCTACTTTACAATTTAAAATTGATAATTCGATAGACCCCAAACGGCAGCAAGGAAACAAAGGTGGTATCGGGTTAACAAACTTTCATAAAAGATTGGAATTATACTATCCGGATCAATACCATTATGAAATAATGAATGTAAATGGCGTTTATACCGTAAATTTAAGTTTATCATTAATATGA
- a CDS encoding CPBP family intramembrane glutamic endopeptidase, translating to MKNFLQKIPVWLKVVLYFFILWLSTLLAALVPALNGFVFFLLVSVALGGLFLWSEDKSIFSLQFVPKSVRHWAQFFLGTVAGCGMLVLTTAITLQLTGDHWKFADQIRTGIILMTFVNTLFSAFVQEFVFRGYPFQALIRQYGTWIAQLAILIPFGFMHFHTGMTAAQMGLTMLTTGIGSILFGLAYIKTGHLMLPIGLHFGWNFAQSLIPRAASPENGSYGLIQITSSQHTYHTWEIIAPYLLVASLTILILYIVKRKPLNNELPGAISQAKIV from the coding sequence ATGAAAAATTTCTTACAAAAAATCCCGGTATGGCTAAAAGTAGTCTTATACTTTTTCATATTATGGTTGAGTACATTGTTGGCCGCACTGGTTCCAGCCTTGAACGGGTTCGTATTTTTCCTGTTGGTATCCGTTGCCCTGGGCGGCCTCTTTCTTTGGTCAGAAGATAAAAGCATATTTTCATTACAGTTTGTTCCTAAAAGCGTTCGGCACTGGGCACAGTTTTTCCTCGGAACAGTAGCCGGTTGCGGCATGTTAGTGCTTACGACGGCGATTACGTTACAGTTAACAGGAGACCATTGGAAATTTGCCGATCAAATCCGTACCGGCATTATACTGATGACATTTGTCAATACACTATTTTCCGCATTTGTTCAAGAATTTGTGTTCCGGGGTTACCCCTTCCAAGCGCTGATCCGTCAATATGGTACCTGGATTGCACAGCTAGCTATACTAATTCCGTTCGGATTCATGCATTTCCATACCGGGATGACCGCTGCACAAATGGGGCTTACCATGCTCACGACCGGGATAGGTTCGATATTATTCGGTTTGGCATACATTAAAACAGGTCATTTAATGCTACCAATTGGCCTGCATTTCGGTTGGAACTTTGCCCAATCCTTAATTCCAAGGGCCGCTAGCCCGGAAAATGGCAGTTACGGGCTGATTCAAATAACAAGTTCGCAGCATACGTACCATACCTGGGAAATTATTGCTCCATACCTGCTGGTAGCATCCTTAACAATACTCATATTATATATCGTTAAGCGGAAACCATTGAACAATGAACTTCCAGGAGCAATAAGCCAAGCAAAAATTGTGTAA
- a CDS encoding acyltransferase family protein, with the protein MQAARERYQALDVLRGMTVAFMIIVNTPGSWSHIYAPLQHAEWHGFTPTDLVFPSFLFVIGNAFSFSMKKLRSIGAASFLIKVVYRATMIFAIGWLLNAFPFVTYVDGHYTWKDFSAIRLWGVLQRIGFCYFFAALLMYYCNRRTLILVSISILLAYWGILYFGGETGAQYTLAGNIVGKIDLVYLPPKNIYPHYEIPFDPLGLLSSFPAIVNIIAGFLAGSYLQSSGQAKKSVVRNLLLSGLLLLLLGLAWWQVFPVNKALWTSSYVVYATGWDLLLLAILILVIDIFSWRRWCKIFEVFGKNPLFIYILSWALIVLLGIMHLPSGASVKGWVYGYFTMAFPPKCASLAFALLYSSLMWLVAWWMDRKKWYIKV; encoded by the coding sequence ATGCAAGCCGCCAGGGAAAGATATCAAGCTTTAGATGTTTTGCGGGGCATGACGGTCGCCTTTATGATAATCGTCAATACACCCGGCAGTTGGAGCCATATTTATGCTCCTTTACAACATGCGGAATGGCATGGATTTACGCCAACCGATTTGGTCTTTCCTTCATTCCTGTTCGTTATTGGGAATGCCTTCAGCTTCAGCATGAAAAAATTGCGCAGCATTGGTGCGGCATCATTTTTAATAAAAGTAGTTTACCGTGCTACGATGATTTTCGCGATCGGTTGGTTGTTAAATGCATTTCCTTTTGTTACCTATGTTGATGGGCATTATACTTGGAAAGATTTCTCAGCCATCCGGTTATGGGGCGTATTGCAGCGAATCGGGTTCTGCTACTTTTTTGCAGCCTTGTTGATGTATTACTGCAATAGAAGAACCTTGATATTGGTTTCCATATCGATTTTGTTAGCCTATTGGGGGATTTTATACTTTGGCGGGGAAACGGGAGCGCAATATACGCTTGCCGGAAATATCGTGGGGAAGATAGATTTAGTTTACCTACCGCCCAAGAACATTTACCCCCATTATGAAATTCCATTTGATCCCCTGGGTTTGTTAAGCTCATTCCCTGCAATCGTTAATATCATTGCGGGTTTTTTGGCAGGGTCGTATTTACAATCTTCCGGGCAAGCAAAGAAATCAGTCGTACGGAACTTGTTACTTTCCGGTTTATTACTATTGCTTTTGGGCTTGGCCTGGTGGCAAGTGTTCCCGGTTAATAAGGCCTTATGGACCAGCTCCTACGTAGTATATGCTACCGGTTGGGATTTGTTGCTACTAGCGATCTTGATCTTGGTTATAGATATATTTTCATGGCGCAGATGGTGTAAGATTTTCGAAGTGTTCGGGAAAAATCCGCTATTTATTTATATACTTTCCTGGGCCTTGATCGTGTTATTAGGTATCATGCATCTACCTTCGGGAGCATCCGTTAAAGGTTGGGTTTATGGCTATTTCACGATGGCTTTTCCTCCAAAGTGCGCCTCTTTAGCATTTGCCCTGTTGTACAGTTCCTTGATGTGGCTGGTGGCATGGTGGATGGATCGAAAAAAATGGTATATAAAAGTGTAA
- a CDS encoding SusC/RagA family TonB-linked outer membrane protein gives MKYNYFPRSFYKRLKLVLSVFAILLLSAATAVAQKKISGTVADVNKEPLIGVTVHIKGSMKASVSNSDGAFSIEAKTSDTLVFTYIGFMAKEVAVGNNTRLSVIMETNSSKLNEVVVVGYGTQRKSDLTGAVASLNTKVLEERPTTNIVSALQGSVPGLNIAITGSGADGSNSVTRIRGTKSITADARPLIILDGIPFDGAFAEINPNDIQSLEVLKDASSAAIYGARGANGVILITTKKGTEGKLTVAYDGFVSFDKAINIPKMMDGETFWNTKVEALKAANTITPTPDNPEPWLGAITPTEQRMHDEGLSTDWVKVATQNGLKQQHNFSFSGGNKTTKYFVSINHADIKGVALNDKFGRDNLRFNFAQELTSWMKFSTNTQVGRYARDGWPPDFGRAFRMVPLAEPYDENGNIRLSAWEDASVAFAKNPLSAINEKNSDKTTKLISNNALDITFPFVPGLSYKLNTGYTFQANNYKNYQGRDTYEGSQANGVLNTSNTETNDWIIENILSYNREFGKHRLFLTGLYSAQSRVVENNSITGRDFPNDVMYYYQASKAGTLSSTASYTKVNHESQMFRANYSFDGRYLLTATARRDGYSAFGDNTKYGVFPSLAAGWNISNEAFYRQSGLANILTNFKYRVSWGKNGNEAVNAYVTLPNLSTFNYLSDDHKAMYGFYPSRLASPNLGWETTASVNTGFDFELWQGRVSGTFDAFWANTTDLLLSRTIPSINGTNSVTENIGKTYNSGYEFQINVNAIRSKDFSWTATLNYSHYNTKIKDVGLYDENGKPVDDVGSRWFIGQPIDVNYDYVFDGIWQIIDKDNPTGQQDPNYRYSIPGNVKYKDVDGKDDITTADRQVIGRTIPDFTASIINTFSYKDFTLSFFLNGMKGVTARNVLLEENDMSYRQNVLDKVFWTPGNPINTYPKNDLNGSVNPLKSGYYRKTDFIRLQDITLSYKLPAKLTSQLHLQRLNVYANVKNLATWTSWTGLDPEFIGNQLAAPQTRSFIIGLRIGL, from the coding sequence ATGAAGTATAATTACTTTCCACGCTCGTTTTACAAACGACTAAAACTGGTACTATCAGTATTTGCAATTCTATTGCTTTCGGCAGCGACCGCGGTAGCGCAGAAAAAGATTAGCGGCACCGTGGCTGATGTCAATAAGGAACCACTGATCGGGGTTACCGTTCATATCAAGGGCAGTATGAAAGCCTCGGTATCTAATAGTGACGGCGCTTTTAGCATTGAAGCGAAGACTTCCGACACATTGGTATTTACCTACATCGGCTTTATGGCCAAAGAGGTAGCCGTGGGCAACAATACCCGGTTATCCGTTATCATGGAAACCAACTCCTCAAAATTGAATGAAGTGGTAGTAGTCGGTTACGGTACCCAGAGAAAATCTGATCTTACCGGGGCCGTTGCTTCGCTTAATACAAAGGTTTTGGAAGAGAGGCCAACCACAAATATTGTAAGCGCCTTGCAAGGCTCGGTTCCGGGACTAAATATTGCTATCACAGGTTCCGGCGCTGATGGCAGTAATTCTGTAACACGGATACGGGGAACAAAATCAATCACCGCCGATGCCCGTCCCCTAATTATTTTAGACGGTATTCCTTTTGATGGCGCATTTGCTGAGATCAACCCGAATGATATCCAATCATTAGAGGTGTTGAAGGACGCATCTTCCGCCGCTATTTACGGCGCCCGTGGCGCCAATGGCGTGATCCTCATCACCACTAAGAAGGGTACGGAAGGGAAATTAACCGTAGCTTATGATGGCTTTGTTTCATTTGATAAAGCGATCAATATCCCCAAGATGATGGACGGGGAGACCTTCTGGAACACCAAGGTTGAAGCCTTGAAAGCTGCCAATACCATCACCCCGACACCGGATAATCCCGAACCCTGGTTAGGCGCGATCACGCCTACGGAACAACGTATGCATGATGAAGGCTTATCCACGGATTGGGTGAAAGTTGCCACGCAAAACGGCTTAAAGCAACAGCATAATTTCTCTTTCAGCGGGGGGAATAAAACTACGAAATACTTTGTTTCTATCAATCATGCCGATATTAAAGGTGTGGCTTTGAATGATAAATTCGGCCGGGATAATTTGCGGTTCAACTTTGCCCAAGAACTGACTTCTTGGATGAAATTCTCCACGAATACACAAGTAGGACGATACGCGCGGGATGGTTGGCCACCGGACTTTGGCCGTGCCTTCAGGATGGTGCCATTGGCAGAACCTTATGATGAAAATGGCAATATACGCCTTTCAGCCTGGGAAGATGCCAGTGTTGCTTTTGCTAAGAACCCCCTGAGCGCGATTAATGAGAAGAATAGCGACAAAACGACGAAACTGATTTCAAATAATGCTTTAGATATCACCTTCCCTTTCGTGCCGGGGTTAAGTTATAAATTAAATACCGGCTATACTTTCCAAGCCAATAATTATAAAAATTATCAAGGTCGCGATACTTATGAAGGTTCACAGGCTAATGGTGTACTGAATACGAGCAATACGGAAACCAACGACTGGATTATCGAAAACATATTATCCTACAACCGCGAATTTGGTAAACATCGCTTATTCTTGACCGGGCTTTATTCTGCCCAAAGCAGGGTCGTGGAAAATAATTCTATTACCGGCCGTGATTTTCCGAATGATGTCATGTATTATTATCAAGCATCGAAGGCAGGAACGCTGTCCAGTACAGCTTCTTATACAAAAGTGAACCACGAATCACAAATGTTTAGAGCCAATTATTCTTTTGACGGTCGTTATTTATTAACTGCAACAGCCCGTCGCGATGGTTATTCGGCTTTTGGAGATAATACCAAGTATGGCGTTTTCCCTTCATTGGCGGCAGGTTGGAATATTTCTAACGAAGCATTTTACCGTCAATCCGGCCTGGCCAATATTTTAACCAATTTTAAATACCGCGTTTCTTGGGGAAAGAATGGTAACGAGGCGGTAAATGCTTACGTAACATTACCCAACTTGTCAACATTCAACTACCTGTCGGACGACCATAAAGCGATGTACGGGTTTTATCCTTCCCGTTTAGCTTCACCCAACTTGGGTTGGGAAACGACCGCCTCCGTGAATACGGGATTTGATTTCGAATTATGGCAAGGTCGCGTATCAGGTACTTTCGATGCTTTCTGGGCCAATACGACGGATTTATTATTAAGCAGGACCATTCCTTCTATTAACGGGACCAACTCCGTAACGGAAAATATCGGGAAAACATATAATTCGGGATATGAATTTCAAATTAATGTAAATGCTATCCGTAGCAAGGATTTTTCCTGGACTGCAACCTTGAACTATTCCCATTACAATACAAAGATCAAGGATGTTGGATTGTATGATGAAAATGGTAAACCGGTTGATGACGTCGGCTCCCGGTGGTTTATCGGTCAACCGATCGATGTGAATTACGACTACGTATTTGACGGTATTTGGCAAATCATCGATAAGGATAATCCAACCGGGCAACAAGACCCTAATTATCGCTATTCCATCCCTGGAAATGTAAAATACAAGGATGTTGATGGCAAAGATGATATCACCACGGCAGACAGGCAGGTGATTGGGCGCACGATACCCGATTTTACCGCGAGCATCATTAATACATTCAGTTATAAAGATTTTACACTGAGCTTCTTCCTGAATGGTATGAAAGGCGTAACCGCCAGGAATGTATTACTGGAGGAAAACGATATGTCGTACCGCCAGAATGTACTCGATAAAGTTTTCTGGACACCTGGAAACCCGATCAATACTTATCCTAAAAATGATTTAAACGGCTCGGTTAATCCTTTGAAATCCGGATATTACCGCAAAACCGATTTTATTCGCTTGCAGGATATTACTTTATCATACAAGTTACCTGCTAAATTAACCAGCCAACTGCACCTCCAACGGTTAAATGTATATGCCAACGTGAAGAACTTGGCTACATGGACTAGTTGGACAGGATTGGATCCCGAGTTTATCGGTAACCAGCTAGCAGCGCCTCAAACCCGTTCCTTCATTATCGGTTTAAGAATCGGTTTATAA
- a CDS encoding WG repeat-containing protein, producing MKKYLLLLLFLWPFFTLLAQRTEHKEVRFENVRGFSGLVTFDVTYTGFATVLSGKKAVLILEKYDASSEDLKALLKAGYDLRGYPESGYTPDQYSFVVQGQAKIGMLSFYGSTENKAIGLDKLQLDKNLGDFTTPDFKESMKEATRKWQQENEGSHWELTGSFTDIKVIELYISEFEETIKKVLGKAAVAERLESAEDAVSEAQKAMMYGNLSRAKSLLEKAYKLDPKNERMIQASKEYAVKKKEKDERDLQNMMIEAELARQERLRNEAAAEAKELKTLRSWQAGSPNNFSPQNRARLDELTKKETARNVQKINDIFEAGRERIRERSKQRLAEIDAEYERNVAALNEKFAREKRQTIAATERDKEKIRAENLQYEIQRLSKYGYRKGESEAEMKGNVRKMAAEIPANKFHDGLAPLKYFKYGYVNKNGDIIVPFKYDRAGDFHDGLASVSYEDIYLGNMYEEWKRKAGYINTSGKEVIPLKYEEAWDFKNGHAMVAIDFKYGVIDRTGNLIVPMEYQFLDYTSVGLIKAKKNNRFGYLDERTGRPVIPFQYERVLNFRDGLVAVKSNGKWGFLDNNGKVVIPFKFDDVKNGGFKDGLVSVVENGTTTKINRYGRRVDYSVYPFDIGDGMIPFRTKEGMYGFLNEAYELIIPPRYDKYQKFENGIALVEKNGKHGGVDTKGNEVIPVKYNSLGYRFLSGLLRVTDESGKSGYVDKSGNEVIPLKFDKAQSFNEETGLAVVQKNGRYGMIDTKGKTKIPFKYEYMSDYELTRLDLIEVKRNGKIGFLNGKGKTVIPVTFDKIVKSFFERTTAVLMKDGKQGVFNAQGKALVEVKYDTIAGFKDGLAFAKLDGKYGFVDSNGNAVIPFKYDSVYDFMKGFAEVHLNGTSFIINKKGEIQEGKEFILVSKFSEGIAMAMQHGKYGYVDENNRLLTSFKYDFLRFFQDGMGMVAVQKDAYSRLYGFVDRRGKEVIPPKYDNFDLKEGKYYNYYYFENGLVKAELNDKYGFINKEGKEVIPVIYRKVGEFSEGMVCVNNYGLDGFPEPQRGKWGYYDLDGNKVIDFRFSEARNFSDGYAYVEKGESKGFIDRTGKVVIPFTEKYKRISDFIDGIAIARNAEAWGFIDKKGQAVLPFEFTDINAGNGYVALQKDNKYGVVDKNGKTIIPFKYNRLFFELGGFMSNDKVTDFIVSMESDKWGLIRLSDGKQITSNKYDFISSFYDHDLTTFRMGDKWGVLDRDGRELLPAQYDVIKYYADAGFLAVSYNKKWGIVNKFGGIVIPVKYESIYRDDDEIIAVQSTGVKDIYNSSNFEIVSR from the coding sequence ATGAAGAAATACCTACTGTTACTGCTTTTTTTATGGCCATTTTTCACGTTATTAGCTCAACGCACGGAACACAAGGAGGTGCGTTTTGAAAATGTTAGGGGCTTTTCAGGGCTGGTGACTTTTGACGTGACTTACACCGGGTTCGCGACTGTGCTTAGCGGGAAAAAGGCTGTTTTAATACTGGAGAAATATGATGCATCCAGTGAAGATTTAAAAGCCTTGCTCAAGGCCGGGTATGATCTTAGGGGATACCCTGAGAGCGGTTATACCCCTGACCAGTATTCATTCGTAGTACAGGGACAAGCAAAAATAGGGATGCTATCTTTCTATGGAAGTACTGAAAACAAGGCTATCGGGTTAGACAAGTTGCAGCTCGATAAAAATTTGGGTGATTTTACTACGCCTGATTTCAAGGAAAGTATGAAGGAGGCAACGAGGAAATGGCAGCAGGAAAATGAAGGAAGTCACTGGGAGTTAACAGGTTCGTTCACGGATATCAAAGTGATTGAACTGTATATTTCGGAGTTTGAAGAAACGATAAAAAAGGTGTTGGGTAAAGCGGCTGTCGCCGAGCGCTTGGAAAGTGCCGAAGATGCCGTTAGCGAAGCACAGAAAGCCATGATGTACGGGAACTTGAGCCGTGCCAAGAGCTTGTTGGAGAAAGCATACAAGCTGGATCCAAAGAATGAAAGAATGATCCAAGCTTCCAAGGAATATGCCGTGAAAAAGAAGGAAAAGGATGAAAGAGATCTGCAAAATATGATGATCGAAGCGGAGTTAGCCCGGCAGGAACGCCTGAGAAATGAAGCTGCGGCAGAGGCTAAGGAGTTAAAAACGCTGCGCTCCTGGCAAGCGGGAAGTCCCAATAATTTTAGTCCCCAGAACAGGGCACGGCTAGATGAACTAACCAAGAAGGAGACGGCGCGGAACGTTCAGAAAATCAACGATATATTTGAAGCAGGACGCGAACGTATCCGGGAACGATCCAAGCAAAGATTGGCGGAGATCGATGCAGAGTATGAACGGAATGTCGCTGCCCTGAATGAAAAATTTGCCAGGGAAAAAAGGCAAACTATAGCAGCTACTGAAAGGGATAAAGAAAAGATCCGGGCCGAGAATCTACAATATGAAATACAACGTTTGTCTAAATACGGATACCGAAAGGGGGAGTCCGAAGCAGAAATGAAGGGCAATGTCCGCAAGATGGCCGCGGAAATTCCAGCGAACAAATTCCATGATGGACTCGCTCCTTTGAAATATTTTAAATACGGTTATGTCAACAAGAATGGAGATATCATTGTACCCTTTAAGTATGATAGGGCAGGTGATTTCCATGATGGATTGGCAAGTGTTTCTTATGAAGATATTTACCTGGGGAATATGTACGAAGAATGGAAACGGAAAGCCGGTTATATCAATACTTCCGGGAAAGAAGTAATTCCCTTAAAATATGAAGAGGCCTGGGATTTTAAAAACGGCCATGCCATGGTTGCCATAGATTTTAAATATGGTGTCATTGATCGTACTGGTAATTTAATAGTGCCCATGGAGTACCAGTTTTTGGATTATACGAGCGTAGGACTTATAAAAGCAAAAAAAAATAACAGGTTCGGCTATCTTGATGAACGTACAGGAAGACCCGTGATCCCTTTTCAATATGAAAGGGTTTTGAATTTTCGTGATGGGCTGGTTGCGGTGAAGTCAAATGGTAAATGGGGATTCCTAGATAATAATGGGAAAGTCGTTATCCCGTTCAAATTTGATGATGTGAAAAATGGTGGTTTTAAAGATGGCTTAGTTTCCGTCGTTGAAAATGGAACCACTACCAAAATCAATCGATACGGTAGACGGGTAGATTATAGTGTTTACCCTTTTGATATCGGCGATGGAATGATTCCCTTTAGAACTAAAGAAGGAATGTATGGTTTTTTGAATGAAGCTTATGAACTTATTATACCTCCCCGGTATGACAAGTATCAAAAATTTGAGAATGGTATTGCATTGGTGGAAAAGAATGGGAAGCATGGAGGCGTTGATACGAAAGGAAACGAAGTGATCCCGGTTAAATATAATAGCTTGGGTTATAGATTCTTGTCGGGCTTGCTCAGGGTAACCGATGAATCGGGTAAATCGGGTTATGTAGATAAATCCGGCAATGAAGTCATCCCTTTAAAATTTGACAAGGCACAATCATTTAATGAAGAAACGGGGTTAGCCGTGGTTCAAAAGAATGGCAGGTACGGGATGATCGATACGAAGGGGAAAACAAAAATCCCGTTTAAATACGAATACATGAGCGATTACGAGTTAACGCGATTAGATTTAATCGAGGTTAAACGAAATGGTAAGATCGGTTTCTTAAATGGAAAAGGAAAAACGGTTATCCCGGTAACATTCGACAAAATTGTAAAAAGTTTTTTTGAACGCACGACGGCAGTACTGATGAAGGATGGTAAACAGGGCGTTTTTAATGCTCAAGGTAAAGCGTTGGTGGAAGTAAAGTATGATACCATTGCAGGGTTTAAGGATGGCTTAGCTTTTGCCAAGCTGGATGGAAAGTACGGATTTGTTGATAGCAATGGGAATGCCGTCATACCTTTTAAATATGATAGTGTATATGACTTCATGAAAGGTTTTGCAGAGGTGCATTTAAATGGTACGTCCTTTATCATAAATAAGAAAGGAGAAATACAGGAGGGGAAAGAATTTATCTTGGTCTCCAAATTCTCTGAAGGCATCGCAATGGCTATGCAGCATGGAAAATATGGTTATGTGGATGAAAATAACCGGTTACTCACGTCTTTTAAATATGATTTCTTACGGTTTTTCCAGGATGGGATGGGGATGGTAGCCGTACAGAAAGATGCTTATTCGCGTTTGTACGGGTTCGTAGATCGCAGAGGTAAGGAAGTAATCCCTCCAAAATATGACAACTTTGATCTAAAAGAGGGCAAGTATTACAACTATTATTACTTTGAAAACGGTTTAGTGAAAGCCGAGTTAAATGATAAATATGGTTTTATCAATAAAGAAGGCAAAGAAGTGATCCCGGTGATTTACCGTAAAGTAGGGGAATTCTCAGAAGGGATGGTGTGTGTTAATAATTATGGTTTAGACGGATTCCCCGAACCCCAGCGGGGTAAGTGGGGCTATTATGACCTGGATGGGAATAAAGTAATTGATTTCCGGTTTAGTGAAGCGCGCAACTTCTCGGATGGCTACGCTTATGTTGAAAAGGGCGAAAGTAAAGGTTTTATAGATCGTACCGGTAAAGTCGTGATCCCCTTTACTGAAAAATATAAGCGGATCAGCGATTTTATCGACGGTATAGCCATCGCACGCAACGCGGAAGCTTGGGGATTTATCGATAAAAAAGGACAAGCGGTATTGCCCTTTGAATTTACAGACATAAATGCAGGTAATGGCTATGTGGCTCTTCAAAAAGATAATAAATACGGTGTTGTGGATAAAAATGGGAAAACAATTATCCCGTTTAAATATAACAGGCTCTTTTTTGAATTAGGCGGCTTCATGTCTAATGATAAGGTTACTGATTTTATCGTATCCATGGAATCGGACAAATGGGGGCTGATCAGGTTATCCGATGGTAAACAAATCACGAGTAATAAGTATGATTTTATTTCTAGTTTCTACGATCATGATTTGACGACATTTAGGATGGGGGATAAATGGGGCGTGCTGGACAGGGATGGCCGGGAGTTGCTTCCCGCGCAATATGATGTGATCAAGTATTATGCTGACGCAGGCTTTTTAGCAGTTAGTTATAATAAGAAATGGGGGATTGTAAATAAGTTTGGCGGTATCGTTATCCCTGTTAAATATGAATCCATTTACCGGGACGATGACGAGATCATTGCCGTTCAATCAACCGGTGTAAAGGATATTTATAATAGCTCGAATTTCGAAATAGTATCCAGGTGA